In Antechinus flavipes isolate AdamAnt ecotype Samford, QLD, Australia chromosome 3, AdamAnt_v2, whole genome shotgun sequence, a genomic segment contains:
- the LOC127556676 gene encoding vomeronasal type-1 receptor 1-like: MLGNVFLLCRYTLTFYNDNRLRSIDSIFFHLSLASSIVLISKGVPQTMIGLGMKYFLDHVGCNVIHFFHRVACNVSLTITCFLSGFQIITIHPFTFSIWSKLKAQASNYIAPFCLFCWILHILINVYMLGNMQKFTERSNNTRLWNTGFCSQFALASFKVSVFIILFSIPDFLCVGFMVIASGYLVLVRQRRHRQVQHIHSSHHLPIRSPEIKATYTILMLVSTYISFYSINSVLSFSLFIFDKYYGWLIPTSALLAANFSAISPFVLINSDSQLLHHFYYLWKKKRSQDSLFSGCSLVQHSISPPKRRYH; this comes from the coding sequence ATGCTGGGAAACGTCTTTCTCCTTTGTCGTTATACCCTCACTTTCTATAATGACAACAGGCTGCGGTCCATAGACTCCATTTTCTTCCACTTGTCTCTGGCCAGCTCCATAGTGCTCATTTCCAAGGGAGTCCCTCAGACAATGATTGGTTTGGGGATGAAATATTTCCTGGATCATGTTGGCTGTAATGTGATTCATTTCTTCCACCGAGTGGCCTGTAATGTTTCTCTCACTATCACTTGCTTTCTGAGTGGGTTTCAGATTATCACCATCCAtccttttactttttccatttggtcaaaacTCAAAGCTCAAGCCTCAAATTACATTGctcccttttgccttttttgctgGATCCTACACATTCTAATAAATGTCTATATGTTGGGAAATATGCAGAAGTTTACAGAAAGAAGTAACAACACGAGACTATGGAATACTGGATTCTGTTCACAATTTGCTCTAGCATCATTCAAAGTCTctgtatttataattttgttctctaTTCCTGATTTCCTTTGTGTGGGATTTATGGTCATAGCCAGTGGCTATCTGGTGCTTGTCCGGCAAAGACGCCATCGACAAGTCCAGCATATTCACAGCTCCCACCATTTGCCAATTAGATCTCCTGAGATTAAAGCCACCTACACCATTTTAATGTTGGTGAGCACCTATATATCCTTTTACTCAATCAAttctgttttgtcattttctctctttatttttgataaatattatgGCTGGTTGATTCCCACATCAGCCCTCTTGGCTGCAAATTTCTCAGCCATCAGCCCATTTGTGCTTATCAATTCTGATTCCCAACTTCTCCATCATTTCTACTatctctggaaaaagaaaagatcccaagattctcttttttctggatgttCCCTAGTTCAACATTCTATTTCTCCTCCTAAGAGGCGATATCATTAA